A genomic stretch from Primulina huaijiensis isolate GDHJ02 chromosome 14, ASM1229523v2, whole genome shotgun sequence includes:
- the LOC140957203 gene encoding DNA polymerase epsilon catalytic subunit A-like, with translation MNGGDYRRRDRKDTRISKKQKLILNAEEQLESKLGFNLFTEGDKRLGWLLTFASSSWEDQETRKVYSCVDLYFVCQDGSTFKAKYRFRPYFFAATKDKMEMDVEAYLKRRYEGQIADIEIVEKEDLDLKNHLSGLHKCYLKISFDTVQQLIQVKNDLIHVVERNKAKLVAEDAYESILTGKSKQRPQDSMDCIIDLREYDVPYHVRFAIDNDVRCGQWFDVSVSCAGVAMERRSDLLQRAEVHVCAFDIETTKLPLKFPDAEYDSIMMISYMVDGQGYLIINREVNGTEDDYVALKNHCYLIELFRDRRYEYKGLNKVWKGKLSEAKASGNSIKIQEAQDMVVVYDSLQLAHKCILNSFYGYVMRKGARWYSMEMAGVVTYTGAKIIQNARLLVERIGRPLELDTDGIWCALPGSFPENYTFKSEDSKKLTISYPCVMLNVDVARNNTNDQYQTLQDSSRKTYTTHSECSIEFEIDGPYKAMILPASKEEGILIKKRYAVFNDDGTLAELKGFEIKRRGELKLIKVFQAELFDKFLHGETLEECYSVVASVANRWLDLLDNQGKDIADSELLDFISESSTMSKSLADYGEQKSCAVTTAKRLADFLGDAMVKDKGLRCQYIVAREPKGTPVSERAVPVAIFETEAEIMKFYVKKWCKVSSEVGIRSIIDWSYYKQRLSSAIQKIITIPAAMQKVANPVPRVVHPDWLHKKVREKEEKFRQRKLIDIFSSQKRDEAVRTNNDPFADKSNDVKDMEDFRKAEKTPLVGPQPIVCTYGVNHTPHQVKTGQPVESSRLHDRIESVHMHLKQLFQNDLEENIDSNEDYLGWLELRKRKWREIREKRKRQRLNLVNGTDMLSIPNHERTQGRVRVNSYFRRHDLALTRCHWQIIQLAAGSQPGQFFAWVVVEGTMHKIPIFVPRVFYLNSKAPVTEQFPGRRVNKILPHGRRSHNLIEVKIDEDQFRVESKKLAAHLADPEVEGVYEMKIPLEFNAILQIGCVCKVDKTAKKRNFQDGWSVDELHMKTTAECPYLEQSISFFYLYHSISDGRAMFVGYFPVSSQIFVVVASPFLSKELSTQMLERQFRESTQASSFQPPMPNERITFKVDYTDNVKDAQMTLQRIITEYRQRHHGPVIAVVECPNIQLLKSGLRALEDFPCVTIPANLRDSQYQAIGWQVLAAKNGILRCASSSQWLNARVSLSRYAHVPLGNFESDWLIHTADIFLSRALHDQQQVLWISDNGIPDLGGIDEEVPCFIDEVTQPVLTYPGAYRKVTVELKIHHLAVNALLKSNQVNEMEGGALFGLEKELNPPPSTSDERYSFDEAISCAPAFRVLKQLIQRCLADVVSSRNVFADTILQHLYRWLCSPKSKLHDPAIHHMLHKVMQKIFALLMAELRKFGATIVFASFTKVIVDTGKSDISAAKAYCESVLKTLQTRDLFEWIELEPFKFWHSLLFMDQYNYGGIQARLKDDSTEEFSGASIESMLNNSQVDIVSSWTIAENLPKSTQDHFILIVSEFLYFPWKYTLEESEKRASAVGNLCTPSITASTAEILESQMTEFLKIKIRSHFTEKLLKIVSDPSLHMDGRNKSRSDHNTLTGSLQSINSSYKGDPALDFIKYVCAVLALDQKVQHEVLIMRRNLLKLVSIREFAPEAEFHYLSLSLTLPNVICSYCNDCRDLDLCRDRTLTSQEWCCAAPQCGQPYDREVLENSLLQILRQRERLYHLQDLVCLKCSHVKAAHLAEYCTCGGSFTCKEESSEFHRKMQVFWNVAIDQKFQLLQECISWILEVR, from the exons ATGAATGGCGGCGATTATCGGAGGAGAGATAGGAAGGATACTCGAATTTCAAAAAAGCAGAAGCTGATACTTAACGCGGAGGAGCAGCTTGAATCCAAACTCGGCTTCAATCTCTTCACTGAAGGAGACAAACGCCTCGGATGGCTTCTTACTTTCGCTTCT TCTTCTTGGGAGGATCAGGAGACACGTAAAGTGTATAGTTGCGTTGATCTTTATTTTGTTTGTCAG GATGGTTCAACATTTAAGGCAAAATATAGGTTCCGTCCGTACTTTTTTGCTGCCACCAAG GATAAGATGGAAATGGACGTAGAGGCTTATTTGAAAAGGCGATACGAAGGTCAAATTGCAGACATTGAAATTGTGGAGAAAGAAGATCTTGATCTG AAAAATCATCTGTCTGGCTTGCACAAATGTTATTTAAAGATCTCTTTTGATACTGTTCAACAATTGATACAAGTGAAAAATGATCTAATCCATGTAGTCGAAAGAAACAAAGCAAAGTTGGTTGCCGAGGATGCTTATGAATCTATATTGACAGGGAAAAG CAAACAACGACCACAAGATTCCATGGACTGCATTATTGATCTTCGCGAGTACGATGTGCCATACCATGTTCGCTTTGCCATTGACAATG ATGTAAGATGTGGGCAGTGGTTTGATGTCAGTGTTTCTTGTGCTGGTGTTGCAATGGAAAGGAGATCAGATCTATTGCAACGTGCAGAAGTTCATGTCTGTGCTTTTGATATTGAGACGACAAAGCTCCCTTTAAAATTTCCAGATGCTGAATATGATTCAATCATGATGATTTCGTACATGGTTGATGGTCAAGGGTACCTCATCATTAATAGAGAGGTAAACGGAACAGAAGATGATTATGTTGCTTTGAAGAACCACT GTTATTTGATTGAACT TTTTCGAGATAGAAGGTATGAATACAAAGGCCTCAATAAAGTTTGGAAGGGAAAGCTATCTGAAGCAAAGGCCAGTGGGAATTCTATTAAAATACAGGAAGCACAA GACATGGTTGTTGTCTATGATTCGTTGCAACTGGCTCATAAGTGCATCCTCAACTCCTTTTATGGATATGTGATGCGCAA GGGTGCAAGATGGTACTCGATGGAAATGGCTGGAGTTGTGACATATACTGGTGCAAAAATCATTCAGAATGCTCGTTTGCTAGTTGAAAGAATAGGAAGGCCATTGGAATTAGACACAGATGGTATCTGGTGTGCATTACCTGGTTCATTCCCTGAGAACTACACATTCAAGTCCGA AGACTCAAAGAAATTGACCATATCATATCCTTGTGTCATGCTTAATGTTGATGTGGCTAGGAACAATACCAATGATCAATACCAG ACACTACAAGATTCTTCGCGCAAGACATACACGACACATAGTGAGTGCTCAATTGAGTTTGAAATTGATGGTCCGTACAAG GCAATGATTCTTCCAGCTTCCAAGGAAGAAGGGATATTGATAAAAAAGCGTTATGCTGTTTTTAATGACGATGGTACCCTGGCAGAACTGAAAGGTTTTGAAATCAAACGAAGAGGTGAGCTAAAGCTCATCAAAGTTTTCCAG GCTGAGCTATTTGATAAGTTTCTACATGGAGAAACATTGGAGGAATGCTATTCAGTTGTTGCTTCTGTTGCAAATCGTTGGCTTGATCTTCTTGAC AATCAAGGAAAAGATATTGCAGACAGTGAATTACTAGATTTTATATCCGAATCAAGCACAATGAGCAAGTCTTTGGCAGACTATGGCGAACAGAAGTCATGTGCGGTGACCACTGCGAAACGCCTTGCAGATTTTCTTGGGGATGCTATGGTTAAAGATAAAGGATTGCGCTGCCAGTATATAGTTGCACGTGAGCCAAAG GGGACCCCAGTAAGTGAGCGTGCTGTTCCTGTTGCGATTTTTGAAACTGAAGCTG AAATCATGAAGTTCTATGTGAAAAAGTGGTGCAAAGTCTCATCAGAAGTTGGTATTCGGTCCATTATTGATTGGTCCTATTACAAACAAAGGCTTAGTTCTGCAATTCAAAAGATTATAACAATTCCTGCTGCAATGCAGAAG GTTGCAAATCCTGTACCAAGGGTGGTTCATCCTGATTGGTTGCACAAAAAGGTTCGTGAAAAAGAGGAGAAATTTCGCCAACGAAAGTTGATCGATATTTTCAGTTCGCAAAAGAGGGATGAGGCCGTGAGAACAAATAATGATCCCTTTGCGGATAAGAGTAATGATGTTAAAGACATGGAAGATTTTAGGAAAGCTGAAAAAACACCTCTTGTTGGGCCGCAACCTATTGTTTGTACTTATGGAGTCAATCACACACCACATCAAGTCAAAACAGGTCAACCAGTAGAAAGTTCAAGGCTACATGATCGTATTGAAAGCGTGCATATGCACTTAAAACAATTGTTTCAAAATGATTTAGAGGAGAATATTGACAGCAATGAAGATTATCTGGGTTGGCTGGAATTAAGGAAAAGAAAGTGGAGAGAGATACGAGAGAAAAGGAAGCGTCAAAG GTTGAACCTGGTTAATGGTACTGATATGCTGAGCATTCCCAATCATGAACGGACTCAAGGCAGGGTTAGAGTCAATTCTTATTTCCGAAGACACGACTTAGCCCTTACCCGCTGCCATTGGCAG ATAATTCAGCTTGCAGCAGGTTCACAGCCTGGACAATTTTTCGCTTGGGTAGTTGTAGAAGGGACAATGCACAAGATTCCCATATTTGTTCCCAGAGTATTTTACCTGAATTCCAAAGCTCCTGTAACAGAACAATTCCCTGGAAGACGTGTGAACAAGATTCTTCCTCACGGACGACGAAGTCATAACCTGATTGAG GTTAAAATTGACGAGGACCAATTTAGGGTCGAAAGCAAGAAATTAGCTGCTCATCTTGCAGATCCCGAAGTTGAG GGAGTATATGAAATGAAGATTCCACTGGAGTTTAATGCTATCCTTCAGATTGGTTGTGTCTGTAAAGTTGATAAGACGGCGAAAAAGCGAAATTTCCAAGATGGTTGGAGTGTGGATGAATTGCATATGAAGACAACGGCCGAATGCCCATACCTGGAACAGtcaatttctttcttctatttgTATCACAG CATTTCTGATGGCCGAGCTATGTTTGTTGGATATTTTCCTGTATCAAGCCAAATTTTTGTTGTGGTTGCCAGTCCTTTCCTAAGCAAGGAGTTATCAACTCAAATGCTTGAAAGGCAATTTCGTGAATCTACCCAAGCATCATCTTTTCAACCTCCCATGCCAAATGAAAGAATTACTTTCAAG GTGGATTACACAGATAATGTAAAGGATGCTCAAATGACCTTGCAGAGGATAATAACTGAATACAG GCAACGACATCATGGGCCTGTAATTGCTGTTGTCGAATGCCCAAATATCCAATTATTGAAGTCTGGTCTACGGGCATTAGAAGATTTCCCCTGTGTCACCATCCCGGCTAATCTTCGTGATAGCCAATATCAG GCTATTGGTTGGCAAGTACTTGCTGCGAAAAATGGAATTCTACGTTGCGCTTCGTCCTCCCAGTGGTTGAATGCGAGAGTTTCACTTTCACGATATGCTCAT GTTCCGTTGGGAAATTTTGAAAGTGATTGGCTAATCCATACAGCTGATATCTTCTTGTCGAGAGCTCTACATGATCAGCAACAG GTCCTTTGGATATCTGATAATGGCATTCCGGACTTGGGAGGCATTGACGAAGAAGTACCATGTTTTATAGATGAG GTCACTCAACCCGTTCTCACGTATCCTGGTGCATATAGAAAAGTAACCGTTGAGCTTAAG ATTCATCACCTTGCAGTCAATGCTCTGCTAAAAAGTAACCAAGTGAATGAGATGGAAGGAGGTGCTTTATTTGGTCTAGAGAAGGAGTTGAATCCTCCACCATCTACTTCTGATGAGCGTTATTCctttgatgaggcaatctcatGTGCACCTGCATTCCGTGTCCTCAAACAGTTGATACAAAGATGCCTTGCAGATGTTGTTTCATCTAGAAATGTCTTTGCAGACACTATACTGCAGCATTTGTACCGATGGCTTTGCAG TCCAAAGTCTAAACTTCATGACCCTGCTATTCATCACATGCTCCACAAG GTCATGCAGAAAATTTTTGCTTTGCTGATGGCTGAACTTCGTAAATTTGGCGCGACAATTGTTTTTGCAAGCTTCACTAAAGTTATTGTAGACACAGGAAAGTCAGATATATCCGCAGCCAAAGCTTATTGTGAGAGTGTTCTCAAAACCTTGCAAACCAG GGACTTATTTGAGTGGATTGAGCTCGAGCCCTTCAAGTTTTGGCATTCCTTACTCTTTATGGACCAG TACAACTATGGTGGAATTCAAGCAAGACTAAAAGATGATTCCACAGAAGAATTTTCGGGAGCAAGTATAGAAAGCATGCTCAACAATTCACAAGTAGATATTGTCTCCAGCTGGACAATTGCGGAAAATTTGCCTAAATCAACCCAG GATCACTTCATCTTgattgtttctgaatttttgtaCTTTCCGTGGAAGTATACTCTAGAGGAATCTGAGAAACGAGCATCTGCAGTGGGCAATTTATGCACTCCATCGATCACAGCATCAACTGCTGAAATTCTTGAATCACAGATGACAGAGTTTCTGAAAATAAAG ATCAGATCTCACTTTACGGAGAAACTTCTTAAAATTGTCTCTGATCCAAGTCTTCATATGGATGGAAGAAACAAGTCTCGAAGTGATCATAACACCTTGACTGGAAGTTTGCAATCTATAAACAGTAGTTACAAGGGGGATCCTGCTTTAGATTTCATTAAGTATGTTTGTGCAGTTTTGGCACTTGACCAAAAAGTTCAGCATGAAGTCCTG ATAATGAGAAGAAATCTTTTGAAATTGGTCAGCATAAGGGAATTTGCTCCAGAGGCTGAATTTCATTATCTATCTCTGTCTTTAACTCTACCAAATGTCATTTGCAG TTACTGCAACGACTGCAGGGATCTAGATTTATGCCGTGACAGGACCCTAACATCTCAGGAATGGTGTTGCGCGGCGCCTCAGTGTGGGCAACCATATGACCGTGAAGTGCTGGAGAATTCTCTTCTACAGATATTACGACAAAGAGAACGACTCTACCATCTTCAAGACCTGGTGTGCCTCAAGTGTAGCCATGTCAAAGCTGCACACTTGGCTGAATATTGTACATGTGGTGGGTCCTTTACTTGCAAGGAGGAGTCTTCCGAGTTCCACCGAAAAATGCAAGTTTTTTGGAATGTGGCAATTGATCAGAAATTTCAGCTACTCCAAGAATGCATCTCTTGGATCTTAGAGGTTCGATAA
- the LOC140957385 gene encoding uncharacterized protein — translation MDVDSKQTMEDTVLVGDDLMMGPPSPLIPPEIASHVLEDVDLCDGILRNLFLCLHINDVEPFCQDEIVLYQECAERRDKELRQRLEDSERKLGMSMPVEQAKERCNQLESEATLLERRLILASGVEGIEGFRQRWSLHGRLTDTKRRLEALKFGLENRKKDESVRDLTTKKRWFFW, via the exons ATGGATG TGGATTCGAAGCAAACGATGGAGGACACGGTGTTGGTGGGTGATGATCTGATGATGGGTCCTCCATCACCTCTAATTCCACCTGAAATAGCTTCTCATGTTCTGGAAGATGTTGATTTGTGTGATGGGATATTGCGGAATCTGTTCCTAT GTCTACACATCAACGATGTGGAGCCATTCTGTCAAGATGAGATTGTGTTGTATCAGGAATGTGCAGAGAGGAGG GATAAGGAATTGAGACAGCGGCTAGAGGATAGTGAGCGAAAATTAGGGATGTCCATGCCTGTAGAACAAGCAAAGGAGAGATGTAATCAGTTGGAATCAGAAGCCACATTGTTGGAGAG GCGCTTGATTTTGGCAAGTGGGGTTGAAGGCATCGAAGGATTTCGACAAAGATGGAGCTTGCATGGTCGCCTTACCGATACAAA GAGGAGATTGGAAGCCCTGAAGTTTGGCTTGGAGAACAGAAAGAAAGATGAGTCAGTTCGAGATTTAACGACCAAGAAAAGATGGTTCTTTTGGTGA
- the LOC140957386 gene encoding large ribosomal subunit protein P2-like codes for MKILAAYLLALLGGNANPSAKDLKKILNSVGAECDDDRINLLLSEVEGKDITELIAAGREKLSSVPAGGGGSVAVAAPAAAAAGGGAPAAAAETKKEEKVEEKEESDDDMGFSLFD; via the exons ATGAAGATATTAGCAGCTTATTTGTTGGCTCTGTTGGGTGGCAACGCCAATCCTTCCGCGAAGGACTTGAAGAAAATTCTCAACTCAG TTGGAGCTGAGTGTGATGATGACAGAATCAACTTGCTATTGTCTGAGGTCGAGGGCAAAGATATCACTGAATTGATTGCTGCCGGAAGGGAAAAGTTGTCTTCGGTGCCTGCAGGTGGGGGGGGTTCAGTTGCAGTTGCTGctcctgctgctgctgctgctggtggtGGTGCACCTGCTGCGGCTGCTGAAACCAAGAAAGAGGAGAAAGTAGAAGAGAAAGAGGAGTCGGATGAT GATATGGGCTTCAGTCTCTTTGACTGA